In Gemmatimonas sp. UBA7669, the sequence TACTTCGTGCTTGAGAACTACGTCGCAACCGAATCGGCGAATCCGACGTCTGGTCTGTTGAATCCGGGATTCAGCGACGCAGTGTCCGCGGTGATGCTTAATCCGTTCGTGAAGTATCGTGGGCTTGAGTTCTTTGGCGTCTACGAGCAGGCGACGGGGCGCGGACAAGAAGTGGGAGGTGTTGCACCGCCGGAGCGAGATATAAAGCAGCTAATGGGGGAGGTGCTCTACCGCTTCCTGCCAGGCGAGAAGCTGTTTGTCGGCGGGCGATGGAATACGGTCACAGGCGACCTAGGCGGTGCCAGCACCGACATCACGGTGACACGCACAAACTTCGGTGGTGGCTGGTGGATCACGCCGAGCCTGCTGCTCAAGGCTGAATATGTGAATCAAACGTACGACGGCTTTGCGACGACAGACATTCGCAATGGAGGAAGGTTTCGCGGATTGATGCTTGAAGCGGTGACGGCATTCTAGCGTCGTCGGGACGGCGGCCGAGCGCGGAAGGAGCGTGCTCGGCCGCACTCGTTGCTGGTCGTGCCGTCCGAGGTCCGTAGTGGTAGCGTGCGCAGTTGGCGCCTACCGCTGCTAAGTCTGGAAGAGCACTGAGTACTTCAGGCTTTGAGACGAGATCCTGTTAGCGGAGCGCGCGGCTCGGCATAACGTCAGCTTGTGCTGTGGACGCTCATATAGGAAGGGTTGGGCGGGGTGGCCGCAACAAGCCCGGGTCATCACGGCCACCCCGCCCAACCCACTCCGCATCCGCGGCCAGCGGCAGCAAGCGTCGTTATGCGGCACTTTCGCTGCGCGCCGGACTGCTCGCGACTTGACTCTATACCAAGGTATAGGGTTAATAATGTTGCATGGAACCTCCACTGCGCATCGGGGCGCTCGCGGCCGCGGCGGGTGTCGGCGTGCAGACGCTGCGGTACTATGAGCGCCGAGGTCTGCTGAAGGCCAAAGGGCGGACCGCTAGCGGGTATCGCGAGTACGCCGCCGACGCGGTCCGTCGGGTGGTGTTCATTCGGCGCGCCCAGTCGATGGGTTTCACGCTCGACGAGATTCACCACCTGCTTGCGTTGCGCGTACAGACAGCGCGCCGATGCGAACCCGTCAAGCGGTCCGCTGCCCAGGCTCAGGAGCGCGTCCGCGAACGACTGGTGGCGCTGCAACGGATGGACACGATTCTCGCGCGACTGATTCGCGCGTGTGATGCACGGCAAGTCACCGAGGAGTGCCCCATTCTCGAGGCGCTCGAACCTGATGGGAGGATGTAAGGATGCGCATCGATTTCCTGTACTTCGAAGGGTGTCCGCACGCCGCGCCCGCGCGCCAGCGGCTTCGGGAGGCGCTGGCAACCGTAGGGGCTGCGCCAAACTGGAGCGAGTGGGACACGGAGAACGCCTCGACGCCAGAGGCATTCCGGGGCTATGCGTCCCCGACGATTCTGATCAACGGCATGGATGTGGAACGGAAAGCCCCAACGAGCGGCGCGGGCTGCGCCGTCGGCGGCGGCCCCAGCATGGACGCATTGCGCGCGGCACTAGC encodes:
- a CDS encoding MerR family transcriptional regulator, with translation MEPPLRIGALAAAAGVGVQTLRYYERRGLLKAKGRTASGYREYAADAVRRVVFIRRAQSMGFTLDEIHHLLALRVQTARRCEPVKRSAAQAQERVRERLVALQRMDTILARLIRACDARQVTEECPILEALEPDGRM